CTGAGGGCCGTGGTCGCGCTGGCGCAGGGGATGGCAGCGGCGCACACGCCCCGGGAGTCCTGGCAGGCCGCCGCGCTCGGCGCCTGCCGCGCGCTCGCCGGGAGCTTCGCCGCGCTCTCCGTGTGGGAGCGCGAGCGCGGACGGCTGCGGGTCCTGGCCAACGTGGGGGAGCGCGCACCCGACGAGGAGGAGTTCCCCGAGCACGAGGCGTATCCCGTGCACCAGTTCCCGGAGATCACCGAGTTCCTGCACGAGCGCTGGGCCGGCGGTGGCGGGCCGAGCGCCTGGGTGGAGACCGCGAACGGCCCGGCCGCCGGGCATGCCGGGTACTGCCACCAGCGCGTGGCCGCCCTGCGTCGGCGTGGCCGCGGCTGCTGTGTCGTCGCGCCCATCGTGCTGCACGGCCGTGCCTGGGGCGAGCTGTACGTGGCCCGCCCGGCCGGCGCCCCCCTCTTCGACGCGGGCGACGCCGACTTCGCCACCGTCCTCGCCTCCGTCGTCGCCGCCGGCATCGCCCAGACCGAACGCCTGGAGGAGGCCCGCCGACTCGCCTTCACCGACGCCCTCACCGGACTCGCCAACCGTCGCGCCGTCGACGTACGCCTCGACGAGGCGATCGAACGGCACCGTGGCGACGGGGTGCCGGTCTCGCTTGTCGTGTGCGATCTCAACGGGCTCAAGCGGGTCAACGACACC
The Streptomyces sp. CGMCC 4.7035 DNA segment above includes these coding regions:
- a CDS encoding GGDEF domain-containing protein, which encodes MGEDSRLRAVVALAQGMAAAHTPRESWQAAALGACRALAGSFAALSVWERERGRLRVLANVGERAPDEEEFPEHEAYPVHQFPEITEFLHERWAGGGGPSAWVETANGPAAGHAGYCHQRVAALRRRGRGCCVVAPIVLHGRAWGELYVARPAGAPLFDAGDADFATVLASVVAAGIAQTERLEEARRLAFTDALTGLANRRAVDVRLDEAIERHRGDGVPVSLVVCDLNGLKRVNDTRGHAVGDRLLERFGSVLSLCGAMLPGALVARLGGDEFCLLAVGPPADEVVRIADEVCRRAAELEFGDGVACGVASTQDAIGAVRSARRLFRLADAAQYRAKALRAAKPVVAGREGPDDPVVRLADAPPPAAGERRRFRGRRL